One genomic window of Actinoalloteichus hoggarensis includes the following:
- a CDS encoding pilin, which translates to MLIVAGSLLFESSAAAQAQSVDAVLTNVRDWLMGILAGLATVFLSVGGVRYVMAAGDPGEVEKAKGSFKSAGWGYGLAALAPLVVEILRGIVGV; encoded by the coding sequence ATGTTGATCGTGGCCGGGTCGTTGCTGTTCGAGTCCTCCGCGGCGGCGCAGGCCCAGTCGGTGGACGCGGTGTTGACCAACGTCCGCGACTGGTTGATGGGCATCCTCGCCGGGTTGGCGACGGTGTTCCTGTCCGTCGGCGGCGTCCGGTACGTCATGGCCGCCGGGGATCCGGGCGAGGTGGAGAAGGCCAAGGGGTCGTTCAAGTCCGCCGGGTGGGGTTACGGGTTGGCGGCGTTGGCGCCGCTGGTCGTGGAGATCCTCCGTGGCATCGTCGGGGTCTGA
- a CDS encoding PrgI family protein, translating to MTSPVRIPADVDRPDQVVGTLTARQLAILAVTGIVLYGTWMLVRDLVPLPVFLALGVPVGVAAAVIALGRRDGITLDRLLVAAWRQRRTPALRVAAPEGIPPAPDWLTARTSYRDLDGSSATTQPAELRLPAHAVTDAGVIDLGRDGLAAVATCGAVNFALRTPTEQESLVATFGRYLHSLTAPVQILVRAEHLDLSPQIGELRERAPTLPHPALEDAAREHADYLVHLDTQADLLRRQILLILREPVHTTTDPGLGGASPTATLAGLFRRRGPTAEATEAARRAAETRLLRRVSEAAELFTPAGIVVTPLDAGQATAVLAAACDPDSLIPASASLAGADDVITSEPTPTSEVDEHGLAAYGGAVPAEADDGLRWSR from the coding sequence ATGACCAGTCCTGTGCGCATTCCCGCCGACGTCGACCGACCGGACCAGGTGGTCGGCACCCTGACCGCCCGTCAGTTGGCGATCCTGGCGGTGACCGGCATCGTCCTCTACGGCACCTGGATGTTGGTCCGTGATCTGGTGCCGCTGCCGGTGTTCCTCGCCCTGGGTGTTCCGGTCGGTGTCGCCGCGGCCGTCATCGCCCTCGGTCGACGCGACGGCATCACCCTGGATCGGCTGCTGGTGGCGGCGTGGCGGCAGCGCCGGACTCCGGCTCTGCGCGTCGCCGCACCGGAGGGGATTCCTCCGGCCCCGGACTGGCTCACCGCCCGCACGTCCTACCGCGACCTCGACGGCAGCAGTGCGACCACCCAGCCTGCGGAGTTGCGGCTGCCCGCCCACGCGGTCACCGACGCCGGAGTGATCGATCTCGGTCGGGACGGCTTGGCGGCGGTGGCGACCTGCGGGGCGGTGAACTTCGCGTTGCGCACCCCGACCGAGCAGGAGTCGCTGGTCGCGACGTTCGGCCGGTATCTGCACTCGCTGACCGCCCCGGTGCAGATCCTGGTCCGCGCGGAGCACCTCGACCTGTCCCCGCAGATCGGCGAGCTGCGTGAGCGTGCCCCGACGTTGCCGCACCCGGCGTTGGAGGACGCCGCGCGGGAACACGCCGACTACCTGGTCCACCTCGACACCCAGGCAGACCTGCTGCGCCGTCAGATCCTGCTGATCCTGCGCGAACCCGTCCACACCACGACCGATCCGGGCTTGGGCGGTGCGTCCCCGACGGCGACCCTCGCCGGACTGTTCCGGCGTCGCGGTCCGACCGCGGAGGCGACGGAGGCGGCACGGCGGGCGGCGGAGACACGGCTGCTGCGGCGGGTGAGTGAGGCCGCCGAACTCTTCACCCCGGCCGGGATCGTGGTGACACCGCTGGATGCCGGGCAGGCCACCGCCGTGCTCGCCGCTGCCTGCGACCCCGACTCGCTGATCCCGGCCTCGGCCTCGTTGGCCGGCGCGGACGACGTCATCACCAGCGAACCCACCCCCACTTCCGAGGTCGACGAACACGGTCTCGCTGCGTACGGCGGAGCCGTGCCCGCCGAGGCCGACGACGGACTGAGGTGGTCGAGGTGA